The Monodelphis domestica isolate mMonDom1 chromosome 7, mMonDom1.pri, whole genome shotgun sequence genome window below encodes:
- the LOC130455473 gene encoding uncharacterized protein LOC130455473 has product MEGGYWKHRWRLLSQAGFVWILLVASALGNNSKNDSEDGTCWLLDHNSTETLKQGKTEYLTANDCEEVISDYFKFCFPKRCPKISCLFYQDDSGNLKPYICSTLLRVLIVSVQTGKAKTAGHLCTPKDSICNWTLDNDLLLTSGSLIMAYRCLEMGLHIIGLTVSDVTSTAPTQSLFNMTLEKVGIGFLDLGSSSPEVLILSPLKVGAHIHFFKKIFSL; this is encoded by the exons ATGGAAGGAGGTTATTGGAAGCACAGGTGGAGACTACTAAGCCAAGCAGGGTTTGTCTGGATCCTTTTGGTAGCCTCCGCTCTTGGGAACAATTCAAAGAATGACTCAGAGGATG GAACATGCTGGTTACTTGACCACAATAGTACGGAGACCCTGAAACAAGGAAAGACAGAATATCTTACTGCAAATGATTGTGAAGAAGTAATTTCTGACTATTTCAAATTTTGTTTCCCAAAAAG ATGCCCTAAGATTTCCTGTTTATTTTATCAAGATGACTCAGGGAACTTGAAGCCTTATATTTGTAGTACTCTCCTCAGAGTGCTTATTGTCAGCGTGCAAACTGGAAAAGCAAAGACAGCAG gACATCTGTGTACGCCTAAAGATTCCATCTGTAATTGGACCTTAGACAATGATTTACTACTCACTTCTGGATCTCTTATAATGGCTTACAGATGCTTGGAGATGGGACTGCATATAATTGGTTTGACAGTTTCTGATGTAACATCTACTGCACCAACTCAGAGTCTATTTAATATGACACTGGAAAAAGTAGGTATTGGATTTCTTGATCTTGGCAGTTCATCTCCAGAAGTGCTTATTCTGTCACCATTAAAGGTAGGAGCTCATATTCACTTCTTTAAGAAAATTTTCTCACTCTGA